The following proteins come from a genomic window of Synechococcus sp. NB0720_010:
- a CDS encoding SulP family inorganic anion transporter codes for MRSPFREPPEAKIWRLSRTWSQPWLKNWRGDLTGGITTAVVALPLAMAFGLTSGAGAIAGLWGAIVLGFIAAPLGGTPSQVSGPTGPMTVIMAAVITALIGRYGAEAGLAVAFTVALLAGALQVLFGVFRLGQYIVQMPYSVISGFMSGIGVIVVVLQLPILLGLSLKGTIPQILAALPAQLPNLNGLALLIGALTFALIRSYPRRWNRWLPAPLVALVLISALSTLLPEGSIPRLGAIPQGLPTLRWPQLRFDDLRLLGGYAITLAVLGSIDSLLTSLVADNITRTQHRSDRELIGQGIGNMAAALVGGLPGAGATMRTVTNVQAGGRTPLSGMVHSLALLIVTLGAGSFASEIPLAVLGGILLHVGLEIVDWSFLKRAPRLSWKATGLMWLVLLLTVFWDLVTAVVIGVSLANVITIKDQADALQKASRRITGGDGDTDEPSPVRLNAEEQVLLREAGSELALLSLAGPLSFGASRYLTQLLQESSAYATLILDLTAVSHLGVTASLAIDAVCRDATRQGRRVIIAVPQERYRERLRRLAITRFIGVELCLNRQEALLNARAHQLAAESGQAS; via the coding sequence ATGCGCTCTCCATTCCGCGAGCCCCCCGAGGCGAAGATCTGGCGACTTAGTCGCACCTGGAGCCAACCCTGGCTGAAGAACTGGCGCGGGGACCTCACCGGCGGCATTACGACTGCCGTGGTGGCCCTGCCACTGGCCATGGCCTTTGGGCTGACCTCCGGAGCCGGGGCGATCGCCGGCCTCTGGGGCGCCATCGTTCTGGGCTTCATCGCCGCCCCCCTCGGGGGCACGCCCTCCCAGGTCTCCGGGCCCACCGGTCCGATGACCGTGATCATGGCGGCGGTGATCACGGCGCTGATCGGTCGCTATGGAGCAGAGGCGGGGCTGGCCGTGGCCTTCACCGTGGCCCTGTTGGCTGGCGCCCTGCAGGTGCTCTTCGGGGTCTTCCGCCTGGGGCAGTACATCGTTCAGATGCCCTACTCGGTGATCTCCGGCTTTATGTCGGGGATCGGCGTGATCGTCGTGGTGCTGCAGCTGCCGATCCTGCTGGGCCTCAGCCTCAAAGGCACCATCCCCCAGATCCTGGCGGCCCTGCCCGCTCAGCTGCCCAACCTCAACGGCCTGGCCCTGCTGATCGGCGCCCTGACCTTTGCCCTGATCCGCTCCTACCCCCGGCGCTGGAACCGCTGGCTTCCAGCACCGCTGGTGGCCTTGGTGCTGATCTCAGCGCTCAGCACCCTGCTGCCCGAGGGCTCCATCCCCCGCTTGGGCGCCATCCCCCAGGGGCTTCCGACCCTGCGCTGGCCGCAGCTTCGCTTCGACGACCTCCGCCTGTTGGGGGGTTATGCCATCACCCTCGCCGTCCTGGGCTCGATCGACTCGCTGCTGACCTCCTTGGTGGCCGACAACATCACCCGCACCCAGCACCGCTCGGACCGTGAACTCATTGGCCAGGGGATCGGCAACATGGCTGCCGCCCTGGTCGGGGGTCTGCCTGGAGCGGGCGCCACGATGCGCACCGTCACCAACGTTCAAGCGGGCGGACGCACTCCCCTCTCAGGGATGGTGCACTCACTCGCCCTACTGATCGTCACCCTGGGGGCCGGCTCCTTCGCCTCTGAGATTCCCCTGGCCGTCCTCGGGGGAATCCTGCTGCATGTCGGCCTGGAGATCGTCGACTGGAGCTTCCTCAAGCGCGCCCCTCGCCTGTCCTGGAAAGCCACGGGCCTGATGTGGCTCGTTCTCTTGCTCACGGTCTTTTGGGACCTGGTCACCGCCGTCGTCATTGGGGTTTCCCTCGCCAATGTGATCACCATCAAGGACCAGGCCGATGCCCTCCAAAAAGCCAGCCGACGGATTACCGGCGGCGATGGAGACACTGACGAGCCGTCCCCCGTCAGGCTCAACGCCGAGGAGCAAGTCCTGCTACGGGAGGCCGGGAGTGAGCTGGCGCTGTTAAGCCTTGCCGGACCACTGAGTTTTGGGGCGAGCCGCTATCTGACCCAACTCCTCCAGGAGAGCTCCGCCTACGCCACCTTGATCTTGGATCTAACAGCGGTTTCCCACCTGGGTGTCACGGCCTCCCTGGCCATTGATGCGGTCTGCCGCGACGCCACGCGCCAGGGACGACGGGTGATCATCGCCGTTCCCCAGGAGCGCTACCGAGAACGGCTCAGGCGGCTCGCCATCACCCGTTTCATCGGCGTCGAGCTTTGCCTCAACCGTCAGGAGGCCCTGCTCAACGCCCGCGCCCATCAGCTTGCAGCCGAATCGGGACAGGCTTCCTAG
- a CDS encoding galactose oxidase, translating into MEARLLRASRSGRVCITCQHFTYGTDAHCRTLLGCKLQSKQLAQGEHLTKKCQHWLIRRERQLGWCPEAA; encoded by the coding sequence ATGGAAGCCAGGCTGCTGCGGGCCTCACGCTCAGGCCGCGTCTGCATCACCTGCCAGCACTTCACCTACGGGACCGACGCCCACTGCCGCACCCTGCTGGGCTGCAAGCTCCAGTCCAAGCAGCTCGCCCAAGGCGAACACCTCACGAAGAAATGCCAGCACTGGCTGATCAGACGAGAGCGTCAGCTGGGCTGGTGCCCCGAGGCAGCCTGA
- a CDS encoding ester cyclase yields the protein MTADGLAQAIDAIFERHMQAELAGDLDGTLATMSANPHLVNIPTMVGGSGPQGVRRFYANRLVGQFFPPDVTFAPISRTHSAERLVDELVIRFTHTHPMDWMLPGVEPTGRRVEVAFVVIVGIEGDRVSYEHIYWDQATVLVQLGLLKPEGLPVVGQGGVAKLLDPSLPDPFFQEG from the coding sequence ATGACGGCAGATGGCTTGGCTCAGGCCATTGACGCGATTTTTGAACGTCACATGCAGGCCGAGTTAGCGGGAGATCTGGATGGCACCTTGGCGACGATGAGCGCCAATCCCCATCTGGTGAACATCCCCACGATGGTGGGTGGTTCGGGGCCGCAAGGGGTCCGCCGTTTTTATGCCAATCGCCTGGTCGGTCAGTTTTTCCCGCCCGATGTGACCTTTGCGCCCATTTCGCGCACCCATTCGGCGGAGCGGCTGGTGGATGAATTGGTGATCCGCTTCACCCATACCCATCCCATGGATTGGATGCTGCCGGGGGTCGAGCCCACAGGGCGGCGTGTGGAAGTGGCCTTTGTGGTGATTGTTGGGATCGAGGGAGATCGGGTGAGCTATGAGCACATCTACTGGGATCAGGCCACGGTGCTGGTGCAGTTGGGCTTGCTGAAGCCTGAGGGGCTGCCTGTTGTGGGACAAGGCGGCGTCGCCAAGCTCCTGGATCCATCGCTCCCGGATCCTTTCTTCCAGGAAGGCTGA